The Theileria annulata chromosome 2, complete sequence, *** SEQUENCING IN PROGRESS *** genomic sequence tcaacatttttaaaaatacaaaaacCTAAAATACAAGAAATCTAAAGAGAAGAAGAGGAAACCCAGATGATAAACATTatcataaaaattatataaagtTAGGTGGGGGCATAGGCTAAATCTTTCTATGCCTGATTTATCGGCCTTCTCTCACAATTTCTTACACCAAATtcttatatatatagaaaCTTATATATACTGTTGTACTTAGTAGATACAACTGTGTATATATGTGTATTTATCCAAATAATCCTACCATTATGTTCCTTATACGTGATTCCACACCTTAATGGATGTTAATACCTATTTAAACCAGGTGAAGCTTGAAAATGACTCACTTCCTAAAGTTGTAGTTATTGATACTCCCAAACTGAGAAATTTCGATTCTTATGAAGCCGCTGGAACAGAAGATTCAAAGGCAACTAGGCTATTTAACAGGCTAATTCACATAGatgaagaatataaaaagCTAGACTCAGGTTTTATACTAACTGATGAGGAacttaaatattttaaattattaaaatcaaatatagCATCGATTTATGGCATacaaaatgataaattatgctcttcaatttataattacGCCAGAATTCATTTTATTGATCAATCTCATGATCATACTGACTCAATTCAAAGTTCTAACACTATAAATTCCACTAATACCAATAACACCTCAACCATTTCCAAAAATGTCAATGATTTGAGTTTAAATAGGGAAGAGGAAAGTGTGATGTGGAAGATGTTAATGGATTCAGAACCTCCTCCAATTTCAACCATATGCAATGATGGAATTAACTACGCCTGCACAGAGGATTGCCTACATATTTTGGGAGATTTGATATGCCAGTTTCCAGGCAGTCCACTTCTCAGAAACAGAGCGAAATGGCTCTTTATTATATTGCTGATACTCGATGAACTTCACTCCATGACTGAAAACGTTTCATACGACTTACAGAGAATTAGAAGATCACTACTTAGGAGGTCCTCCATGATTGAATCTAAAGAGCTTGACACCACTGAGTTTTCTGATTTTATTGATGAATTGTGTACTATAAAGCTTCTTTCGAGCCTAATCTCCACCCATTTTAAGCAATATTAAcatgatttaatttaaacttaaatgttatttaaGCCTTTTAACTATTATGTAcatttagtaaaattattcaacaAAATTAACAGTCATTTTATCCTGGGTGCCAGGCCTAAAGTAGTTATTGGTAGGGAGGTCCAAAAGACTCATAAAAGCCTCCCTTTGAGATTCAGGCTCTTTATGATCGTCATCTTTGAAAGGTATTACGAAGAATGTATTTCCATCCAGAGTTAAACTCTCGTAACCAGACTCATTGAACCTCTGATCCACAAATTCAAAATCCTTTTCCACAGGCTcactaaaatattattaacagtatatatttttatacataatatagatatttatatactatggttattttaaaatacttcAGAGTGATTGGATTGACAGAAGAAAACTGGTTCAGAGGCATCTTATCTCTATTTGCCACTAGAATTGCACACCACTCCCTGTCGTAACAAAGCTTTGGGGTAACCTCGACGGGGTCTGGTGATTCAAACTTCCTCTTATTTGACGAGTTATCAGGGTCAAGTTGAATAATTCTTAAAAACTCTCTATATGGAAGCACCTTATCCAGTGCCAAAAATTGAGTAGTACTTCCATCCTCGTGCTTATATTCGGCCTCATACTTCACATGTAAGTGAGCTGAGAACCACAGAGTTGGTTTCAGTTTCCCCATTAGTTCCATAGTTTTTGGGTTTCCCAGAGtattattctttatatcTTCGTAAAAGAATGGCTTTATTTTCAGCAGCTGGTCCAAGTTGCCAAAGTTCTCGATACCGGCAGGCCAATCGTGAGATAGAAAAACATCGACTTTACCTTTTATCTAATCAACCTTTTAgaaatagtttaaataacGTTATGAAATATGACAAACTAAGCTTAATTTCTTGACATCAAATTCCCTCATATGATATGAGGATCTTTTGGTCTGCTCGTTGTAAGGCTTTGACTCAAAGTAGCCTTTAAACAACTGttttaacaataaaataCCTTTGGTATAATCGTTCTGGTTATAAATGCCTGAGATTCCTCCGATTCTTATCCCACAGAAGTTTAATACTCCTGAATGCcccaaataatatatattcgGGGCAACCCATCCACCGAAATAtctaaattaacattatacCAACATTTGTCAATTTCAGAgttaatattgtataaCTGGACTATTAGAACTATTTATTAAGCAGAAGTTATTTAACATTATGGAAAATAACATAAACCTAAAATTGtatctaaaatatatatacaaatgtgtatatacaTAAAATTGTACTAGGGACTAACAAATTTCTCAAAAAATCTGGTGCCTCATGATTACCACCGATAAACACTGTTAATAAAGGAGCCAACTTGACTCCGCTATAATAATCTCTAAAATCGCGATATTCTCTATACTTCTGAGGACATGATAGTTCATTCAGGTCACTTTCATCCCTTATTGCTTGAAAGTCACCGCAACAAAACAAAATATCAACTTTAGTACTATTTTCTAGTTCAAAGTTTTTGATTCTTTGGTAGATTTTATCAAGTTCGCCGTGACAGCATCCTTCCACAGCAACCTgtgaattaaaaattaaatgagtCTAGAAGTCTATACATAACTAAACTTACATTCATATAATTCGAaaactttattttaaaatacaaaaaatacgggataaaaaaattcaaCCTTGTTCAATTCCCTACATACTCATAAGTAGCACTgtgatttatttattttttaaattcgaaaaatatttaaattattttaataaaaatgattatttCCCGTTTAGCTTAATGGAGAATCCTTCAATTAATCgtattttaactaaaatcTCCAGAATTCTTGACGTAAGTTTTTCCTTTTCCCAAATTTATCGTTTAGAAATATATCGTACCTGAATACAGATGGAAAATTTTCACAATCTACGGAACTCTTTTAGTTTTATCTATTTTAAGGCTAATTCTTGGTACGTTTCATgatcaaattatatataactttAGGAAGGTCTTTTTTGGAAGTCGGTCTTAAAGTCTGCTCCAGATATTCACGTATGTTTTTATTTCTCTAGATATACTGTAATTGTCACATTAAGATAGGCTAAATTGTTATGTTATCTACACACTCAAACTTCTTTATCATAAAATTTAGGCTGTTTGTCATTCATTAGGTCCAGTAGGAGTTCTACATTGAAGATTATACGGACCTTTTACTTTATCTTTTCGAACGTGTTTCCTCTTCTGTTCCCGTTTATTATCGCATCCTTCGTTCAGCTCATAACTCCAAGCTTCAGAGATAGCGACTTTTACGATTGACTaatgtataattaaatgtatataatattattaaaagttCAAATTGGCTTATTAAAAGTTTAAGTAGGCCTATTAAAAATcctatttttaatattgttataaataaatttatttggtATGGAGGCAATTTCTGAGTCGAACATGATTTCAGATAAATCAGGAAGCTCTTCATTTTCCTGCTCCTCTAAGGcttttatatatacagAAACGTCTTCATCAGGCCCAATCACTCTTTCCTTAATATTTCCAATTCTATAATTCTGAACAAGATCGTTAACTTCCTGAGTAGTTTTAATCTCGAAATGGTAAGTGTCTCTTACTAAACCGTTCATTAGGATTAAAATTTCTCTCTCGGCCTCCTTTATCTCTTCCTTTGTATAATCATTAAAGTCTTTAAACCTCTTTTTTCTTATATTCTTGGTACCTGGAGTTAGACCGTCAGGCCACTCCCACATTCTAtcctttaaaatttcagCCACCTTGTCGGCCTGGTCCTTTTCATATGCGATCATGAGTTGAGAAATATCTGCTGATTTGAATAATAAGTCGTTATTAAGGGTTTTGTGAGCCTCAATAACACACGGAAGTTCACCTAGAATTGCGTATAATGGCGTATCAAGTCCCTTTATCTCAACTTTATATTCTCTAAAATCATATCTTCCAGTAGGTGAAACTGTAATGCCCAAAGGCTCACCTTTCGACTGTCTTTCCCTGACCAAATCTGCAGCGTATTCTGGCAAGCGTAAAACACAATTCTTGTCGTTAAGGCCTGGATCGTTTAGATCCTTTACATTGGTATCAGCGGCTTGATAACGTCGTGTTCTTTGATAATCATGTGTTCTTGTGCTTCCTGTAAACAAAGTCTCTTCATTAAGAACATCAGTTGAAAATATTCCTCGTCTAGCAAGAATACGGCCAATTTCAACGTCTTTCTTGGTAAAAGTCTTAGAATCCTCAAATTTCACTTCAGTACCCTTAAAAGTATCATTAGGCTGTGTTGATTCTGGCTTGTTGTAATTATCAAGTTGTGAGCCGCTAGCTTCAGTATAATCACTCAGGTTAGTGTTAGCTCCTGCCAATGAACCTTCAAGATCATCCTCAATCTGAGAGTTTGCGTAACTCCCGGAAGGTTTATTACCATCTTCCGTTGATCCAACGTTATTCAAATCTTCCTCTATCACATTTTCCAATTCATCAACCAGTTCATCCATTCCaagttattttataaattattgaacAAAACAGTTATGGAAGattttatttacaaatatagttaaaaattcaattataaacaattatattaatattttgagGGGAACTAAACCactttattaatataaattgagcataatattttacataataaaaaattataatgttaagtataaattataaaccAAAAACtcttttttattaaaatagcTGCCCGATGAATACATAGATTCCCATAACCAGTAGAAATGATCCTAAAAAGGAATTTTACCTGgacacatttattttattattggttctacaatttctttttaattttgttttttaaattaagttttcatttttaatgtttttgTTTAATCTAATCTTGACTTTATAATGTACCATATAGGATGCCTCAAGTAATAATCGATAATCTCGAAATTCCTCTCTTTAGACTAAGCCTTTTAGGACCTGTACACAGTGGAAAAACATTCTTGGCAAATTCACTAGTTAATAACGTTTTACCTTCAGTTTATAAACATACACATTTACCCGAGTACACATTTATCATTAcatatgattttaaaattatattaaacttAAACCTAGCATCATTTTGAATTAGGTTATACTATTATGTACACAATCTCTCCTCTGGAGCTGATTTCGAAGGTTCCTCACGTGATGATAAAAAGACCTTTTGTTTCGAAATCGAGGACACCACTACCGATTTCGATTTACTCTATTTCATGGATATTCGCAGTACCCGGTGTAacttcattatttattctcTTACCCAATTATAAAACCAATAATCTAACAATTTAATGGTGATTCAGATGAGTATTACGACGATTCTCAAAGTTATATTCCTTTTGCATTTTACGACGCTCCAAAGTCTCCGTTTATGGAAGGCGATAGTTATAGCCCAATAGGACAGAGAAGAATGTCATTTCTGGTTTTATTTGACGTGACATCAACTGAGTCATATTTACACGCGCTATCAATTACTGAGCTTTTGCTTAGCAGGAACCAAACTACAGGACTTCACGATCCAGTGGTGGCTCTCGTAGCGAATAAAATCGACTTGGTAGAGTCAGACAACGAGCTTTTTTCGCACGCTGAAACTTATACTCAGAGTAAAAGCATCCCCTTTTATCGGATTTCATGCCTCACTAAGAAGAATGTGAGGAACATGATGAAGGAAATGGCGCTCCTGATTTACGGAAATGTCAGACTTTGGGAGCTAGTACTAAGAAATGactaataatttaccactaggtatatatatataaaatatagttacatttaatatttggTTTACAAGTTTATTTTCTCCATCTCAAGTGTTTAGTTTGTTTTTCATATCCTGGCCTTAAAACACGCCAAATCTGTTCCTCCTTGTTATGCAAGCGAACTGTTCCTACCTTTTTGGTACCTTTTGATACAGTTGAGGACACCAGAGATTTGTTTGAAAGTGCCTGAGCTAACTTTAAAATTGGAACAATTTTAGTAAGGAAAGAAACAGCCTTTACAGAAACGCTAAGACTCTTGTTTGAGTCCTCAACACTTCCTTTGAGCATTGGCTGTGCAAGCCTTAGTTTTACCAATTTCGATAAAACTATCGCCTTGGCAACAAATCTATTTAGGTTATCACTCATGGGAGTCTTAAAatctataaatatttttaaatttaagatTCGTCAAGATGTCAAACAACAAATCGTTAAATCCCGGTGGACCACAAAATAAACACACTGCCTTTTCAGTGTTAATGAACTTTTTTGATACGATTTCCTCCGTTATCCTGGTTATAACTAAGTCCTCAGATGGAACTCCACTTGATGCCAAGTATGTGATTTTAAGTCTTTTGTTTATGCTTGCAAGTTTATCAAAAAGACCCTTGAGCATTATCTCCTCTACTGACCGATTGCAGTATATCAGGTTAATATCATATGGCAGATCCTGGTAATAATTCAACAACCTTATAAAGGGAGTTATTCCAGTACCCCCTGCAGCTATGTTTAACGTATCAAATTCGATTCTTTTACCCAGTGCCTTTATTGTATTATCAGTTATCAACTTGTACTTTCTGTCAACAGGTTAACTATAATGTGGTAGTAGGTATTAACTATAGTATTAACATAACACTAAAGCGTTACTGTTTTAAGGGCATGAATGTTATGGTTTCTGTCGGCAGAAATTTGTCTAGATATCTTGTGAATTTCCCTCCGTCTGGATACAAATCTGTTGGAGAGTATATACGAATAAGAAAGTGGACCAATCTTTTATCGACGTCGATATAAATGGGAGTATATTTCCTTTTTACTTGGTGATCTTCTTCGTCTAAAACTATGCCATTCCTAAGAACAGATGCGAATTTTGTAAAGTTACCAAGTGCCTGGAATCGAGGGTGTGTCGTGTGTGCCAATGAACATAAAAGCCGAAAAGATGTCAACTTCTACCACATCTCGAATTTCCTCGGGGTATTCAAATACAAAAACAAAAGAAGTTGGGgaagatttaattttttctacCAATTCAAGGTCATACAAATACGATTCttgattattttttaagTTTATACCAATTTTTTCCTTTTTAACGTATTGTTCCACATCAATACACACATTTAAATCCattatacaattttcattatcatCATGAAAAAATCAGACGACaattacatttatataccaattatataaagtaaatttattcagactctacaattaataaaataaattataaaatacaccaaatgaaaaaattatgaaataataGTTTACTCTTTATGTGAATCTTTTTTATCCTTATCTGGCAAAAGAGGCTTTCCATCATAAAATTTGGGCGGTGCGCCCCTAGATTTACCTTTACCGCCTCCTAATCTGCGAGGAAGCCAACCTTCCACTGTCCTTGCTCTTTCAACATCGACAATTACCCGTCTTCCTGATATTTTTCTACCATCTGCCCTTTTATAAGCAGTCACCATATCACGTTCTGATTCATATTCTATAAAGGCGTATCCTCTCGGTTTGTTACTTCGATCATGAATCATACGGACTCTTCTAATTTTACCGTAGGTTTGAAATTCTTTCGATAACTGTTTTTCAGTGACATCATATGCGATATTTGCTACGAACAGTGTCCTATAGGGGTCATGGGTCAACCAACTTGAGGTACCTCCTCTTGCCAATCTTGGATCATAAGAGGGGTCGTATTGTGAAGCTTTTTTCTTAAGTTCCTCTTTATATTTAAGAAGTCTTTCTCTCTTTCTTTTATCTCTTCTTTGTCTGGGTGTTTCAAATGGTTCTTTTTTTGGAGGCGTTTCGGAATTAAAAGAATCCAAAAATCCACACAAACCATCAATTTGTCTTATTGGTTTACTAGGTAAAGGGTCTACGTGCTGTAAAGGAGGCCTAGCTTGAAATAGGACAAGCAAATGTGGAGGCATACCAAGCGCAGACATTTTGTTTAATGTTAATTGTacacaatttaataattaatttagtattGGAAAAATTTACCTATTTGtagaattaatttattgtcATATAAATCTAgttttatgtttattttatgtttGATTTAGCtatatttatgttaatttaaaatcaatttattaagatgttaataatatacaatatcATTTCCTCTTCATcaactaaaattatttaataaaatatacataGTCATTTACAGGATTAGTCTGTTTTTACTCTGTTTCTATCATTGGTGGGGATAAGTAATTGTTATGTTcaaaaatttgtttatacatctgtataaatatcttacacatttaagGTATTGTTGTAAACTAAATTCTTTCTGATGATAATGTAATGCTTTTGTAATTGTCGTCTATAAGAATTTTCCATCCTGACTTTTTTTACTTTGATTCCTGTTGTTTACTAAACCTATTTATGATGTAATTTAGACCTATAATATGCAAtcaattttgttaattcttttattattatcgGCAAAGTTAATTTCATCTAGATTGgtaaattctaaaaatgTGTCACTCACCACGGTATGATTCCACTCATAATTTAGTGAAAATTAACTTTAGGAACTTTTACCACACACCGGTGATAACACGAACTGTAAATATCATGCAAATAAGCAACATGGCTGTGATTCCACAGATATACACACGAATTTAAACTATTCAAAATCAAATAGCTATAATCCAACTAATACTCCACATAATAATACAAGTGTTAACTTAATAACTAATGAACGACGAGTTAATGATGATAACGCATATAATGATAAACCAGGAAATAATGAAAGAATATCAAGAAGGGAGGGACTAGACGGAAAAGGAGAATCACTCAGTTTGTTAAAGAGTAGCTCTTATAAAAGAGCTTACGATGAAATTACGCGTAAGGTGACACTTATGGTATGCCCATTTAAGCCAACACCATCATTGACAAAGGCAGTTAAACACTCCTTAAAGGCATTAAAGTTATATTTGGTACCTTCAGGATTTGAAAAACCCAATTTGCTGATATTTGGTTTTACGACATTTTTCAGCGCTTTATTTGGAGGAGCATTTCTAACGGTGGCTGGTTCAGATAAGGTATTTGCGAAACTAAGAGACAAATGGGCATTCCAAGGTGACTTTGGAAATGGAAGTATTGAATCAATCACCAGACTAGGGTTAATGATTCTTGTAACAGATCTCTTGTTTCGAAATACTGCTATGAAATCAGCGCTCTTTAAATCACTCTCAAATTCAACTTTTTTAACACACGCAAACTGGATGACGAATAATCTCGCAAAGTTGGACACAACCATATTCCAAAAACTTTTCACTGGATGTGCAAAGGGATACACAGTGTTCAGGTTGTTGTTCACGACCCTTTTACACTTGGTACTTATGAAAACTAATTGGAACACGGGATCGTTTATGGTTGACCATGAATCCTCAAGGGTTCTGTCCGGGATTTTCTTTACATTGTTTTTAGTATCATTGTTTGGAAATTTGGCTGACGTGTTCTTTTACGGTAATTTTTCGAGGTTCCTGGACGTCCAATACGTCCTTGAACCACTAGATTTTAGGGAAACTTATAAAAAGCTACGTGTTTATGAAGAGTCTAAAAATCTATACTTCAGCCTTCCAGACTCTCTAAGAGGCCTTTATGACACTAATTCCAGGCTATTATTTAATCTCTACAACGTACTTCAAATGATAGACGTCTACATACCATACAATGTCGAGTGGCTATTTTTATACCTACAGGCCGCAATGGCTCTATACTCAAACAGTGCTTCTGGAATTTATCTATCAGCAGTGCAATACGTATACCTTGCGATTGAGCAATGTATAATGGAAGTTGAGAAGATTTTGCTGAATGAAAAGGTatcttttaaaaaactatttgaataatatactacacatatatcattttattacattGTATACTCTATATCCACTCATTTGTTGGATTGATGGTGTGAAGGAGAGCTGTATGGGGAAAATGAACGctttattttgtaaaatccATGTAAACATTTACGtataa encodes the following:
- a CDS encoding uncharacterized protein (GPI-Anchor Signal predicted for TA13775 by DGPI v2.04 with cleavage site probability 0.3306 near 47), yielding MILKRNFTWTHLFYYWMPQVIIDNLEIPLFRLSLLGPVHSGKTFLANSLVNNVLPSVYKHTHLPEYTFIITYDFKIILNLNLASF
- a CDS encoding (Lariat) debranching enzyme (dbr1 homologue), putative (PF00149 Calcineurin-like phosphoesterase), whose product is MNVSLVAVEGCCHGELDKIYQRIKNFELENSTKVDILFCCGDFQAIRDESDLNELSCPQKYREYRDFRDYYSGVKLAPLLTVFIGGNHEAPDFLRNLYFGGWVAPNIYYLGHSGVLNFCGIRIGGISGIYNQNDYTKGILLLKQLFKGYFESKPYNEQTKRSSYHMREFDVKKLSLIKGKVDVFLSHDWPAGIENFGNLDQLLKIKPFFYEDIKNNTLGNPKTMELMGKLKPTLWFSAHLHVKYEAEYKHEDGSTTQFLALDKVLPYREFLRIIQLDPDNSSNKRKFESPDPVEVTPKLCYDREWCAILVANRDKMPLNQFSSVNPITLNEPVEKDFEFVDQRFNESGYESLTLDGNTFFVIPFKDDDHKEPESQREAFMSLLDLPTNNYFRPGTQDKMTVNFVE
- a CDS encoding uncharacterized protein (chr2.C.cand.225 - hypothetical protein, signal peptide, transmembrane;~membrane protein, putative;~Apicoplast targetting peptide predicted by the PlasmoAP tool;~3 probable transmembrane helices predicted for TA13755 by TMHMM2.0 at aa 176-198, 285-302 and 322-344;~Signal peptide predicted for TA13755 by SignalP 2.0 HMM (Signal peptide probability 0.999, signal anchor probability 0.000) with cleavage site probability 0.694 between residues 18 and 19) — translated: MQSILLILLLLSAKLISSRLVNSKNVSLTTELLPHTGDNTNCKYHANKQHGCDSTDIHTNLNYSKSNSYNPTNTPHNNTSVNLITNERRVNDDNAYNDKPGNNERISRREGLDGKGESLSLLKSSSYKRAYDEITRKVTLMVCPFKPTPSLTKAVKHSLKALKLYLVPSGFEKPNLLIFGFTTFFSALFGGAFLTVAGSDKVFAKLRDKWAFQGDFGNGSIESITRLGLMILVTDLLFRNTAMKSALFKSLSNSTFLTHANWMTNNLAKLDTTIFQKLFTGCAKGYTVFRLLFTTLLHLVLMKTNWNTGSFMVDHESSRVLSGIFFTLFLVSLFGNLADVFFYGNFSRFLDVQYVLEPLDFRETYKKLRVYEESKNLYFSLPDSLRGLYDTNSRLLFNLYNVLQMIDVYIPYNVEWLFLYLQAAMALYSNSASGIYLSAVQYVYLAIEQCIMEVEKILLNEKVSFKKLFE
- a CDS encoding uncharacterized protein (chr2.cand.299 - hypothetical protein, conserved, pfi1425W, some similarity to tif), which codes for MDELVDELENVIEEDLNNVGSTEDGNKPSGSYANSQIEDDLEGSLAGANTNLSDYTEASGSQLDNYNKPESTQPNDTFKGTEVKFEDSKTFTKKDVEIGRILARRGIFSTDVLNEETLFTGSTRTHDYQRTRRYQAADTNVKDLNDPGLNDKNCVLRLPEYAADLVRERQSKGEPLGITVSPTGRYDFREYKVEIKGLDTPLYAILGELPCVIEAHKTLNNDLLFKSADISQLMIAYEKDQADKVAEILKDRMWEWPDGLTPGTKNIRKKRFKDFNDYTKEEIKEAEREILILMNGLVRDTYHFEIKTTQEVNDLVQNYRIGNIKERVIGPDEDVSVYIKALEEQENEELPDLSEIMFDSEIASIPNKFIYNNIKNRIFNRPT
- a CDS encoding small GTPase, putative (all_bases.cand.1420 - small GTPase) produces the protein MYTISPLELISKVPHVMIKRPFVSKSRTPLPISIYSISWIFAVPDEYYDDSQSYIPFAFYDAPKSPFMEGDSYSPIGQRRMSFLVLFDVTSTESYLHALSITELLLSRNQTTGLHDPVVALVANKIDLVESDNELFSHAETYTQSKSIPFYRISCLTKKNVRNMMKEMALLIYGNVRLWELVLRND
- a CDS encoding NADH-cytochrome b5 reductase, putative (chr2.cand.298 - score = 10.43;~chr2.cand.298 - NADH-cytochrome b5 reductase, putative, Oxidoreductase NAD-binding domain), whose product is MDLNVCIDVEQYVKKEKIGINLKNNQESYLYDLELVEKIKSSPTSFVFVFEYPEEIRDVVEVDIFSAFMFIGTHDTPSIPGTWNGIVLDEEDHQVKRKYTPIYIDVDKRLVHFLIRIYSPTDLYPDGGKFTRYLDKFLPTETITFMPLKQKYKLITDNTIKALGKRIEFDTLNIAAGGTGITPFIRLLNYYQDLPYDINLIYCNRSVEEIMLKGLFDKLASINKRLKITYLASSGVPSEDLVITRITEEIVSKKFINTEKAVCLFCGPPGFNDLFDNLNRFVAKAIVLSKLVKLRLAQPMLKGSVEDSNKSLSVSVKAVSFLTKIVPILKLAQALSNKSLVSSTVSKGTKKVGTVRLHNKEEQIWRVLRPGYEKQTKHLRWRK
- a CDS encoding uncharacterized protein (2 probable transmembrane helices predicted for TA13785 by TMHMM2.0 at aa 29-51 and 82-104;~Signal anchor predicted for TA13785 by SignalP 2.0 HMM (Signal peptide probability 0.001, signal anchor probability 0.660) with cleavage site probability 0.000 between residues 47 and 48), giving the protein MENPSINRILTKISRILDKYIVPEYRWKIFTIYGTLLVLSILRLILGRSFLEVGLKVCSRYSRCLSFIRSSRSSTLKIIRTFYFIFSNVFPLLFPFIIASFVQLITPSFRDSDFYD
- a CDS encoding U1 small nuclear ribonucleoprotein 70 kDa, putative (chr2.cand.297 - u1 small nuclear ribonucleoprotein 70 kDa) produces the protein MSALGMPPHLLVLFQARPPLQHVDPLPSKPIRQIDGLCGFLDSFNSETPPKKEPFETPRQRRDKRKRERLLKYKEELKKKASQYDPSYDPRLARGGTSSWLTHDPYRTLFVANIAYDVTEKQLSKEFQTYGKIRRVRMIHDRSNKPRGYAFIEYESERDMVTAYKRADGRKISGRRVIVDVERARTVEGWLPRRLGGGKGKSRGAPPKFYDGKPLLPDKDKKDSHKE
- a CDS encoding uncharacterized protein (chr2.C.cand.223 - hypothetical protein); translated protein: MDVNTYLNQVKLENDSLPKVVVIDTPKLRNFDSYEAAGTEDSKATRLFNRLIHIDEEYKKLDSGFILTDEELKYFKLLKSNIASIYGIQNDKLCSSIYNYARIHFIDQSHDHTDSIQSSNTINSTNTNNTSTISKNVNDLSLNREEESVMWKMLMDSEPPPISTICNDGINYACTEDCLHILGDLICQFPGSPLLRNRAKWLFIILLILDELHSMTENVSYDLQRIRRSLLRRSSMIESKELDTTEFSDFIDELCTIKLLSSLISTHFKQY